TGGCTTATATGGCGAATAAAAGCGCTTATTTATGATCTAACAGAGGCAAGTATTCCGCGTCAAATTTTGTTTGTTTGACGATGGCGCCTCGGTGACGAATGACTATGGAGGCAACGTGCACCCCATGCTCAACTGCGGTACGGTAATCATGACCTTGCATGCGCGCTGATACATAACCCGCATTAAACGAATCACCTGCGCCGGTTGTATCGACAATTCCCTCGACGCGAGGCACTGGGATGTGGACCTCTTCGCCATCGACAACTGCAACTACTTCTTTGGCGCCGCGCTTTAGAATCAATTCGTGGATTCCACAAGTCGCGTAGCGCGAAACAGTGGCCTCGATAGTTCCGTCTCCCCAAAGTTGATGTTCGTCATCAAGTGTGAGCAAAGCCACATCCGCATGTTTCATCATCTCCATCATTACTGTTTGAGCTTGTTTTTGGCAATCCCAAAGGCGTGGCCGGTAATTGATATCAAAACAAAACACCCCACCTTGAGCGCGATATTTATCGACGAAATCCAGCAGCACTTCACGCGAATGCTCACTGATAATGGCAAGCGTTATTCCGCTGAAATACAGATAATCGCAGCTCATAAGTTGTTTGGTGAGGCGTTCGGTATGGTTTTTTTCCGCGAAGAGTTCCCGGGCGCGGGCTTCTTTGC
The DNA window shown above is from Alteromonadaceae bacterium 2753L.S.0a.02 and carries:
- a CDS encoding 2-dehydro-3-deoxygluconokinase, with translation MARIAAIGEVMVELAPYPEATNSEQEIMALGFAGDTFNTAVYLSRSGAQTDYVTLLGDDPYSSQIIALAASEGIGTHMIETMPGRLPGMYMIRNSADGEREFYYWRKEARARELFAEKNHTERLTKQLMSCDYLYFSGITLAIISEHSREVLLDFVDKYRAQGGVFCFDINYRPRLWDCQKQAQTVMMEMMKHADVALLTLDDEHQLWGDGTIEATVSRYATCGIHELILKRGAKEVVAVVDGEEVHIPVPRVEGIVDTTGAGDSFNAGYVSARMQGHDYRTAVEHGVHVASIVIRHRGAIVKQTKFDAEYLPLLDHK